A region of Rhizorhabdus wittichii RW1 DNA encodes the following proteins:
- a CDS encoding Rieske (2Fe-2S) domain protein (PFAM: Rieske [2Fe-2S] domain protein) — MSTTIMNRPTAGNPTSRAQGEKILLEGEDGLFTQSWFPICLSSDVPVGTVKGYGFLDGRIIVFRGEDGIANVTSAFCPHLGADLRSGDVVGNTVRCAFHHWNYDGQGRCVATKIGDTPPPSARLYKFVSQERYGIIWAFNGDDPHYDLPDFPYPEEELVFRTVVNGEPNDVDPWIQCANTPDMQHIKALHNITFTQDDPEDIAWTDHSMVYSFSGIHTDGSPVDNVVGIYGTSLYYQTTDYAGRWFGFLNPMGMPRAGSSQNYMVLAARRDMGTPEEVERFLDFVEELERGVVSEDLMVMSSIKFRPGTLTRSDKTLARFFDYMRAYPRAHPSRDFI, encoded by the coding sequence GTGTCCACAACCATCATGAACCGTCCGACCGCCGGCAATCCGACGAGCCGCGCGCAGGGCGAGAAGATCCTGCTCGAAGGCGAGGACGGCCTGTTCACCCAGTCCTGGTTCCCGATCTGCCTGTCGAGCGACGTGCCGGTCGGCACGGTCAAGGGCTATGGCTTCCTCGACGGCCGCATCATCGTGTTCCGGGGCGAGGACGGCATCGCCAACGTCACCAGCGCCTTCTGCCCGCATCTCGGCGCGGACCTGCGATCGGGCGACGTCGTCGGCAACACCGTCCGCTGCGCCTTCCATCATTGGAACTATGACGGCCAGGGGCGTTGCGTCGCGACCAAGATCGGCGATACGCCGCCGCCGTCCGCCCGCCTCTACAAATTCGTCAGCCAGGAGCGGTACGGCATCATCTGGGCATTCAACGGCGACGATCCGCATTACGACCTGCCCGACTTCCCCTATCCCGAGGAGGAACTGGTCTTCCGGACGGTCGTCAACGGCGAACCGAACGACGTCGATCCGTGGATCCAGTGCGCCAACACGCCCGACATGCAGCACATCAAGGCGCTGCATAACATCACGTTCACCCAGGACGACCCCGAGGACATCGCCTGGACCGACCATTCGATGGTCTACAGCTTCTCGGGCATCCATACCGACGGGTCGCCGGTCGACAATGTCGTCGGCATCTACGGCACGTCGCTCTACTATCAGACCACCGACTATGCGGGCCGCTGGTTCGGCTTCCTCAACCCGATGGGGATGCCCCGGGCCGGCTCCTCGCAGAACTACATGGTGCTGGCCGCGCGCCGCGACATGGGCACGCCCGAGGAGGTCGAGCGCTTCCTGGATTTCGTCGAGGAGCTCGAACGCGGCGTGGTGTCCGAGGACCTGATGGTCATGTCGTCGATCAAGTTCCGGCCGGGCACGCTGACCAGGAGCGACAAGACGCTCGCCCGCTTCTTCGACTATATGCGCGCCTATCCGCGCGCCCACCCGTCACGCGATTTCATCTGA
- a CDS encoding Pyridoxal-5'-phosphate-dependent enzyme, beta subunit (PFAM: Pyridoxal-5'-phosphate-dependent enzyme, beta subunit), producing the protein MAVATPALPALAEIEAARERIAGIADPTPLVRLQADGRADIHLKLETLQPVGSFKVRCAANALLRRVEAGARDVSTASAGNFAQGLAYAGRERGVKVTAYVPETAAESKLDGLRRLGAAIVALPYDRWWAMLAEGSDDAGFIHPVADPDVLAGNGTIGLELLDARPDLAAVIVPYGGGGLISGIAAALKARGSNARVIACETEAGAPLRAALAAGRPVTIPFDSGSFVTGMGGPAVIPAMWPHVRALVDDTALVSLAETAAAVRLLVERHHLIAEGAGAAPVAAALARQEAAGPVACIVSGGHLDLGHLVTILGGAVP; encoded by the coding sequence ATGGCCGTCGCCACCCCCGCGCTGCCGGCGCTGGCGGAGATCGAGGCCGCGCGCGAACGGATCGCCGGGATCGCCGATCCGACGCCGCTGGTCCGCCTCCAGGCCGACGGGCGCGCCGATATCCACCTCAAGCTCGAAACGCTTCAGCCCGTCGGCTCGTTCAAGGTCCGCTGCGCGGCCAACGCGCTGCTCCGCCGGGTCGAGGCCGGCGCGCGCGACGTCTCGACCGCGAGCGCGGGCAATTTCGCGCAGGGCCTCGCCTATGCGGGGCGCGAACGTGGCGTCAAGGTGACCGCCTATGTCCCGGAGACCGCCGCCGAGAGCAAGCTCGACGGGCTCCGCCGGCTCGGCGCGGCGATCGTCGCGCTGCCCTATGACCGCTGGTGGGCGATGCTCGCCGAGGGTAGCGACGATGCCGGCTTCATCCATCCGGTCGCCGATCCCGACGTGCTGGCGGGCAACGGCACGATCGGGCTGGAGCTGCTCGACGCGCGCCCCGACCTCGCGGCGGTCATCGTCCCCTATGGCGGCGGCGGGCTGATCAGCGGAATCGCCGCCGCCCTGAAGGCACGCGGATCGAACGCCCGCGTCATCGCCTGCGAGACCGAGGCCGGCGCGCCGCTGCGCGCGGCGCTGGCCGCCGGGCGGCCGGTCACCATCCCGTTCGATTCGGGCAGCTTCGTCACCGGCATGGGCGGCCCCGCCGTGATCCCGGCGATGTGGCCGCACGTCCGCGCGCTGGTCGACGACACCGCGCTCGTCTCGCTCGCCGAAACGGCAGCGGCGGTGCGGCTGCTCGTCGAGCGTCACCACCTGATCGCCGAGGGCGCCGGCGCGGCCCCCGTCGCGGCGGCGCTCGCCCGCCAGGAAGCGGCGGGCCCGGTCGCCTGCATCGTCTCCGGCGGCCATCTCGATCTCGGCCATCTCGTCACCATCCTGGGCGGTGCGGTGCCCTGA
- a CDS encoding TonB-dependent receptor (PFAM: TonB-dependent receptor; TonB-dependent receptor, plug), whose product MTGKLRIGRWAIGTAIFSIATMAMAQRPETAGPAIGAEEAPDQIVVTGRKREERLQDVPEAITAFTSASIEAAAIDNIRDVALNVPNFSISSAEQPGIVLINIRGVGQVRNGEPPIAVVIDGVQLNNVNQFTQDLFDIERIEVLKGPQGAVYGRNAIAGALNIVTRQPTNELEGMVEGTIGTGSDLRARAAISGPIVEDKLLFRLSGAVRDFDGDIRNVTVGKDINNDKSYSFRGSLIAHPSEALTIDIRGSRTENHSGAAWYSFVPPGARRTDLLPITADIPGKVDRYLHDASVKIDYEFPGATLTSVSAYTRTKFFLNEDFDFLPFDYLSGTQGFKSDAWSQELRLTSDPGRFNWMAGAYLIKTDQKLDSVLYVRPGAGGVLFPFPISAPTVFTATRSTDDNFAYAFFGQANYSATDALDLSLGLRYDIDERKQTDRALPGLPRYDKTFKAFQPKLAITYKLTPDANLYASAGKGFRSGGFNPNARITRVYKAEENWSFETGFKSTWLDRKLTLNGALFYTRVKDRQIYLFDQLTGSQIITNPIPRSRIFGAELEMTARPADGLDISLSGGFLDTKVTRYDTTVFAGLPAAGDFTGNDLPQVPRWSYSAAVQYRIPLGADTDLTPRIEANGKGGHYYWEVDNRDRLNFVNLVNARLSLRTGPVTLTAYVENLFDKEYLIDVVAQRFSGAPLGDYNQRSWGRRYGLTGRFNF is encoded by the coding sequence ATGACAGGGAAACTCAGGATCGGCCGATGGGCCATTGGAACTGCAATATTTTCGATCGCAACCATGGCCATGGCGCAGCGGCCCGAAACGGCCGGGCCAGCGATCGGGGCGGAGGAGGCGCCTGACCAGATCGTCGTCACTGGCCGCAAGCGCGAGGAACGGCTGCAGGACGTGCCCGAGGCGATCACCGCCTTCACCTCGGCGTCGATCGAGGCGGCGGCGATCGACAATATCCGCGACGTGGCGCTCAACGTGCCCAATTTCAGCATCTCGTCGGCCGAGCAGCCGGGCATCGTGCTGATCAACATCCGCGGCGTCGGCCAGGTCCGCAACGGCGAGCCGCCGATCGCGGTGGTGATCGACGGCGTCCAGCTCAACAACGTCAACCAGTTCACCCAGGACCTGTTCGACATCGAACGGATCGAGGTGCTGAAGGGACCGCAGGGCGCGGTCTACGGCCGCAACGCGATCGCCGGCGCGCTCAACATCGTCACCCGCCAGCCCACCAACGAACTGGAAGGCATGGTCGAGGGCACGATCGGCACCGGCAGCGACCTGCGCGCGCGCGCCGCGATCAGCGGGCCGATCGTCGAGGACAAGCTGCTGTTCCGGCTGTCCGGCGCGGTGCGCGATTTCGACGGCGACATCAGGAACGTGACCGTCGGCAAGGACATCAACAACGACAAGTCCTACAGCTTCCGCGGCAGCCTGATCGCCCATCCCAGCGAGGCGCTGACGATCGACATCCGCGGCTCGCGGACCGAGAACCACAGCGGCGCGGCCTGGTATTCCTTCGTGCCGCCGGGCGCGCGGCGGACCGACCTGCTGCCGATCACCGCCGACATCCCCGGCAAGGTCGACCGCTATCTCCACGATGCGTCGGTCAAGATCGACTATGAATTCCCGGGCGCCACGCTGACCTCGGTCAGTGCCTATACCCGGACCAAATTCTTCCTGAACGAGGATTTCGACTTCCTACCGTTCGACTATCTGTCGGGCACGCAGGGGTTCAAGTCCGACGCCTGGAGCCAGGAACTGCGGCTGACGTCGGACCCCGGCCGGTTCAACTGGATGGCCGGCGCCTATCTGATCAAGACCGACCAGAAGCTCGACAGCGTGCTGTACGTGCGGCCGGGGGCCGGCGGAGTGCTGTTCCCCTTCCCGATCTCGGCGCCGACCGTCTTCACCGCCACCCGGTCGACCGACGACAATTTCGCCTACGCCTTCTTCGGGCAGGCCAATTATAGCGCGACCGACGCGCTCGATCTGTCGCTGGGGCTGCGCTACGACATCGACGAGCGCAAGCAGACCGACCGGGCGCTGCCCGGCCTGCCGCGCTACGACAAGACGTTCAAGGCGTTCCAGCCCAAGCTCGCCATCACCTACAAGCTGACGCCCGACGCCAATCTCTACGCCTCGGCGGGCAAGGGCTTCCGCAGCGGCGGCTTCAACCCCAACGCCCGCATCACACGCGTCTACAAGGCCGAGGAGAATTGGAGCTTCGAGACCGGCTTCAAGTCGACCTGGCTCGATCGCAAGCTGACCCTCAACGGCGCGCTGTTCTACACCCGCGTCAAGGATCGGCAGATCTACCTGTTCGACCAGCTCACCGGATCGCAGATCATCACCAACCCGATCCCGCGCTCGCGCATCTTCGGCGCCGAACTGGAGATGACGGCGCGGCCGGCGGACGGCCTCGACATCTCGCTGTCGGGCGGTTTCCTCGACACCAAGGTCACCCGCTACGACACGACGGTGTTCGCCGGGCTGCCCGCGGCCGGCGACTTCACCGGCAACGACCTGCCGCAGGTGCCGCGCTGGTCCTATTCGGCGGCGGTGCAGTACCGCATCCCGCTCGGCGCCGACACCGATCTCACCCCGCGCATCGAGGCGAACGGCAAGGGCGGCCATTATTATTGGGAGGTCGACAATCGCGACCGGCTGAACTTCGTCAACCTGGTCAATGCCCGGCTGTCGCTGCGCACCGGCCCGGTGACGCTGACCGCCTATGTCGAGAACCTGTTCGACAAGGAATATCTGATCGACGTCGTCGCGCAGCGTTTCAGCGGTGCTCCGCTCGGCGATTACAACCAGAGGAGCTGGGGGCGGCGCTACGGCCTGACCGGCCGGTTCAACTTCTAG
- a CDS encoding short-chain dehydrogenase/reductase SDR (PFAM: short-chain dehydrogenase/reductase SDR; KR) has protein sequence MRAAVVTGASSGIGRATAALLVERGWRVFGSVRTEAQAEELSVALGPALVPLRFDLRDGPAIARAAKQVAAALEGSRLAGLVNNAGLAHFGPLAVQPIADWQAQVDVNLTGTLRVVQAFLPLLGADRARSGPPGRIVNISSVSGRITLPFTSGYAASKHGLEALSDAMRRELAIYGIRTIVIQPGAVRTPIWDKVDRPEDERFADGDFGPPFARFKIAFAAAGEAALPPERFAALIHRVLTIRHPRPRYALMRGRLAHWTLPRLLPDRMLDRILAGQLGPS, from the coding sequence ATGCGGGCGGCCGTCGTCACGGGGGCGTCGAGCGGCATCGGCCGCGCGACGGCCGCCCTGTTGGTAGAACGCGGGTGGCGCGTGTTCGGATCGGTCCGGACCGAAGCGCAGGCGGAGGAACTGTCCGTCGCGCTCGGCCCGGCCCTCGTCCCGCTCCGCTTCGACCTGCGCGACGGCCCGGCGATCGCGCGGGCGGCCAAACAGGTCGCGGCGGCGCTGGAGGGGAGCCGCCTGGCGGGACTCGTCAACAATGCCGGGCTCGCCCATTTCGGGCCGCTCGCGGTGCAGCCGATCGCTGATTGGCAGGCGCAGGTCGACGTCAACCTGACCGGCACGCTGCGCGTCGTCCAGGCCTTCCTGCCGCTGCTCGGCGCCGATCGCGCGCGCAGCGGACCGCCGGGGCGGATCGTCAATATCTCTTCGGTCAGCGGGCGGATCACCCTGCCCTTCACCAGCGGCTATGCCGCGTCGAAACATGGGCTGGAGGCGCTATCCGACGCGATGCGGCGCGAGCTGGCGATCTACGGCATCCGGACGATCGTCATTCAGCCCGGCGCGGTGCGGACGCCGATCTGGGACAAGGTCGACCGCCCCGAGGACGAACGCTTCGCGGACGGCGATTTCGGGCCGCCGTTCGCGCGGTTCAAGATCGCCTTCGCGGCGGCGGGCGAGGCGGCGCTCCCGCCCGAGCGCTTCGCGGCGCTGATCCACCGCGTCCTCACCATCCGCCATCCGCGCCCGCGCTATGCACTGATGCGCGGGCGGCTGGCCCATTGGACACTGCCGCGCCTGCTGCCCGACCGGATGCTCGACCGCATCCTGGCCGGCCAACTTGGCCCCTCATGA
- a CDS encoding regulatory protein, LuxR (PFAM: regulatory protein, LuxR; Sigma-70, region 4 type 2), with protein MTINAGDGWSRRIDDLAPRIARHHVTLLRAPAGHGKSVALDRLRAAIEAGGERCAALLLDKRDADLSRFFRRVAQALGVDPAQPDAAGVAEAVEVGAADDRPALLFLDGIDEAGDVLPPALSDLILFAPGLRFVIASRESNLPGLAKLRAQDRVAVIGPDQLGFTRAEALAFLGASEDADVLRLVDRCEGWPILLKFVRDGLDAGDPPTLAGDMGSVSAGLIADFLDEQILAPLLPEDADFLERTAVVSRFTLDLARLLAPEAAVEQSVERLGRAAGLLQARRLNGLWYHVNPMLRATLMRRFQARIGSDVRRVHRMIEAWMIEHDAVDEAVLHACLAQDYDECVQLVRRFGPANLSMRYGLRTLRSVLAALPRHYLDHEPALGISEALVLSKEGRVSDARRLIHRLRDKAGGHAAAAGALGDLDLLDIMLACHADQPLMPGLADRLSAVAAALPHDDVIHQGWVQNLICRVHLSLGNFTHAAAAGIAAEHYYARSDSRYGQFFVHLHLASTRSWQGLYDQVGSHIDSAESIAVQHFPEDPAMATLCRLLRAELLFDQGQADLGIDLLPALQSAENNDGWLDLFVSGYRTAALHAFRGGGLEAALAVTRRGDEAALRIGLPRLALVMQILRAELLSLAGHRNQAGAALRAIRVPSNGEDDARWRERLALGIANARLLIHSRQFRRATVLLDTLEGECERRGIGRLVAKVGLLRALLLACSGSPQRAIATLVELLQSAQQPSMQAFIEEGELMARLCSLVAHHSQRHALGPEASRFLAELSERLGQSYEHVIDRDAGGSYLSAREREILLSLAQGESNKSTAERLNVSEATVKFHLQRIYRKLGAHNRVKAIAVAQQQGLLY; from the coding sequence ATGACGATCAACGCCGGGGATGGCTGGTCCCGACGCATCGACGATCTGGCGCCCCGGATCGCCCGCCACCACGTCACGCTGCTGCGGGCGCCGGCCGGCCATGGCAAGAGCGTCGCCCTCGACCGGCTGCGCGCCGCGATCGAGGCGGGCGGGGAGCGCTGCGCCGCGCTGCTGCTCGACAAGCGCGACGCCGATCTGAGCCGCTTCTTCCGGCGGGTCGCCCAGGCGCTGGGCGTCGATCCCGCCCAGCCCGATGCGGCGGGCGTGGCCGAGGCGGTGGAAGTCGGGGCCGCCGACGACCGCCCGGCCCTATTGTTCCTCGACGGCATCGACGAGGCGGGCGATGTCCTGCCCCCGGCGTTGTCCGACCTGATCCTGTTCGCCCCCGGCCTGCGCTTCGTGATCGCCTCGCGCGAGAGCAATCTTCCCGGGCTGGCGAAGCTGCGCGCGCAGGATCGGGTCGCGGTGATCGGTCCCGACCAGCTCGGCTTCACCCGCGCCGAGGCGCTCGCCTTCCTCGGCGCCAGCGAGGATGCCGACGTCCTGCGTCTGGTCGACCGCTGCGAGGGCTGGCCGATCCTGCTCAAATTCGTGCGCGACGGGCTCGATGCCGGCGATCCGCCGACGCTGGCCGGCGACATGGGGTCGGTGTCGGCCGGCCTGATCGCCGACTTCCTCGACGAGCAGATCCTCGCCCCGCTGCTGCCCGAGGACGCCGATTTCCTCGAGCGGACGGCTGTGGTGTCGCGCTTCACGCTCGATCTGGCGCGGCTGCTCGCGCCCGAGGCCGCCGTCGAGCAATCGGTCGAGCGGCTCGGCCGCGCGGCGGGGCTGCTCCAGGCGCGGCGGCTCAACGGCTTGTGGTATCACGTCAATCCGATGCTCCGCGCGACGCTGATGCGGCGCTTCCAGGCGCGGATCGGGTCGGACGTCCGCCGCGTCCACCGCATGATCGAGGCGTGGATGATCGAGCATGACGCGGTCGACGAGGCGGTGCTCCACGCCTGCCTCGCCCAGGATTATGACGAATGCGTCCAGCTCGTCCGCCGCTTCGGACCCGCCAATCTCTCGATGCGCTACGGATTGCGGACGCTCCGCTCGGTGCTGGCCGCGCTGCCGCGCCACTATCTCGACCATGAACCCGCGCTCGGCATCTCGGAGGCGCTGGTGCTGTCGAAGGAAGGCCGCGTGTCCGACGCCCGGCGGCTGATCCACCGGCTGCGCGACAAGGCCGGCGGCCATGCGGCGGCGGCCGGCGCGCTCGGCGATCTCGACCTGCTCGACATCATGCTCGCCTGCCATGCCGATCAGCCGCTCATGCCCGGGCTCGCCGACCGGCTGTCTGCGGTCGCCGCGGCGCTGCCGCACGACGATGTGATCCATCAGGGCTGGGTCCAGAACCTGATCTGCCGCGTCCATCTCAGCCTCGGCAATTTCACCCATGCCGCCGCCGCCGGGATCGCCGCCGAACATTATTATGCCCGGTCGGACTCGCGCTACGGCCAGTTCTTCGTCCACCTCCACCTCGCCTCGACGCGGAGCTGGCAGGGGCTCTACGATCAGGTCGGCAGCCATATCGACAGCGCCGAATCGATTGCCGTCCAGCATTTCCCCGAAGACCCGGCGATGGCGACGCTCTGCCGGCTGCTGCGCGCCGAGCTGCTGTTCGACCAGGGCCAGGCCGATCTCGGCATCGACCTGCTGCCCGCGTTGCAGAGCGCCGAGAACAACGACGGGTGGCTCGACCTGTTCGTCAGCGGCTATCGCACCGCCGCGCTCCACGCCTTTCGCGGCGGCGGCCTCGAAGCCGCGCTGGCGGTCACCCGGCGGGGCGACGAGGCGGCGCTGCGCATCGGCCTGCCGCGCCTCGCGCTGGTCATGCAGATCCTCCGCGCCGAGCTGCTGTCGCTCGCCGGGCATCGCAACCAGGCGGGCGCCGCGCTGCGCGCGATCCGGGTACCGAGCAACGGCGAGGACGACGCGCGCTGGCGCGAGCGGCTCGCGCTCGGCATCGCCAATGCCCGGCTGCTGATCCATTCGCGCCAGTTCCGCCGGGCGACCGTGCTGCTCGACACGCTGGAAGGCGAATGCGAGCGCCGGGGGATCGGCCGCCTCGTCGCCAAGGTGGGGCTGCTGCGGGCGCTGCTGCTCGCCTGCTCGGGCAGCCCGCAGCGCGCGATCGCGACGCTGGTCGAACTGCTCCAGTCGGCGCAGCAGCCGTCGATGCAGGCCTTCATCGAGGAGGGCGAACTGATGGCGCGACTCTGCTCGCTGGTCGCCCATCATTCGCAGCGCCACGCCCTCGGCCCGGAGGCGAGCCGTTTCCTCGCCGAGCTGTCGGAACGGCTCGGCCAGAGCTACGAGCATGTCATCGACCGCGATGCCGGCGGTTCCTATCTCAGCGCCCGCGAGCGCGAGATATTGCTCAGCCTTGCCCAGGGCGAATCGAACAAGTCGACCGCCGAGCGCCTCAACGTCTCCGAAGCGACGGTGAAATTCCACCTCCAGCGCATCTATCGCAAGCTCGGCGCCCACAACCGTGTCAAGGCGATCGCCGTCGCCCAGCAACAGGGCCTGCTTTACTGA